Proteins encoded in a region of the Xiphophorus couchianus chromosome 11, X_couchianus-1.0, whole genome shotgun sequence genome:
- the vps11 gene encoding vacuolar protein sorting-associated protein 11 homolog isoform X2, with the protein MAVFLQWRKFVFFDKDTVKDPADSGKTFILPKGISASDSGRGHVVLGDMEGQIWLMTRSLQLTSFQAYKLRVTHLFQLKQHSILVSVGQDEHGINPLVKVWNLDKRDSGNPLCTRIFPAVPGNKPAEVSCLSVHENLNFMAIGFTDGSVVLTKGDITRDRHSKTLTLHEGSCPVTGLAFRQMAKVTHLFVATLEKVFCYTLSNKEYPKVELDTHGCALCCSSLADPSQDSQFIVAGDECVYLHQPDERGPCFAFDGHKLLTHWHRGYLFLLIKDVKSPNKSGFGSGENSLSEKQVLTIYDLDNKFIAYSASFDDVIDVLAEWGSFYILTRNGKMFVLQEKDTQTKLEMLFKKNLFVMAINLAKSQHLDSDGLSEIFRQYGDHLYLKGDHDGAIQQYIRTTGKLEPSYVIRKFLDAQRIHNLTAYLQALHRQSLANADHTTLLLNCYTKLKDSSKLEEFIKSSENEVHFDVEIAIKVLRQAGYHSHAVFLAERHQHHEWYLKIQLEDLKNYQEGLRYIGRLPFEQTESNMKRYGKTLMHHVPEGTTLLLKRLCTNYHPNENSMEKVSLDSSLLNKANSEEFIPIFANNPRELKAFLEHMIEVDPRSSQGVYDTLLELRLQDWAHEQDPEKKKVCQGEALSLLRSDNTVFDKALVLCQMHNFKEGVLYLYEKGKLYQQIMHYHMQNEEYGKVVDACKRYGDQEGCLWEQALGYFARKEEDCKAYISEVLHHIDQKNLMPPLLVVQTLAHNSTATLSVIKDYLINKLQRESQQIEDDERKICQYREETSHLRSEIQELKASAKIFQKTKCNMCNSPLELPSVHFLCSHSFHQHCFESYAESDAECPTCTPENRKVMDLLRAQDQKRDLHDHFSRQLRSSNDGFSVVADYFGRGVFNKLTLITDPPGSKTVGSLEVNLQRDLLIHTKRNC; encoded by the exons ATGGCAGTATTTCTACAGTGGAGAAAATTTGTCTTCTTTGATAAGGACACGGTGAAGGATCCTGCAGATAGCGGAAAAACCTTTATTCTTCCTAAAGGAATCTCGGCGAGTGACTCCGGCCGGGGACATGTTGTTCTGGGAG ATATGGAAGGACAGATCTGGCTGATGACACGTTCCCTGCAGTTGACGTCGTTCCAGGCGTACAAGCTGCGGGTGACTCACTTGTTCCAGCTGAAACAGCACAGTATCCTGGTATCAGTGGGACAGGATGAACATGGCATTAATCCTCTG GTGAAGGTCTGGAACCTTGACAAGAGAGACAGTGGGAATCCACTCTGCACCAGAATCTTTCCTGCAGTTCCCGGCAATAAACCAGCTGAAGTGTCTTGTCTCAGTGTACACGAGAACCTGAACTTCATGGCTATAG GCTTCACAGATGGCAGCGTGGTTTTAACCAAAGGGGACATCACCAGAGACCGTCACAGTAAAACTCTGACTCTGCATGAGGGGAGCTGCCCCGTCACAGGCCTGGCCTTCCGCCAAATGGCAAAAGTTACACATTTGTTTGTTGCCACTctggaaaaagtattt TGCTACACTCTGTCTAACAAGGAGTATCCGAAAGTAGAGCTGGATACCCATGGCTGCGCCCTGTGCTGCTCGTCCCTGGCAGATCCATCCCAGGATTCCCAGTTTATTGTGGCTGGGGATGAATGTGTTTACCTGCACCAGCCTGATGAACGAGGGCCCTGCTTTGCTTTCGATGGCCACAAGCTGTTGACCCATTGGCACCGGGGATACTTGTTCCTGCTGATCAAAGATGTGAAGTCTCCCAACAA ATCAGGGTTTGGCAGCGGCGAGAACTCGCTGTCAGAAAAGCAAGTTTTAACAATCTATGACCTGGACAACAAATTCATCGCCTACAGCGCCTCATTCGATGATGTCATTGATGTGTTGGCAGAATGGGGATCCTTCTACATTCTGACCCGAAACgggaaaatgtttgttctgCAAGAGAAGGACACGCAGACAAAACTGGAG ATGCTGTTCAAGAAGAACTTGTTTGTCATGGCCATAAACTTGGCTAAAAGCCAGCATCTGGACAGTGACGGTCTGTCAGAGATCTTTCGACAGTATGGCGATCATCTGTACCTGAAGGGAGATCATGATGGTGCCATCCAGCAGTATATTCG CACCACTGGGAAGCTGGAGCCTTCGTATGTCATTAGGAAATTCCTGGATGCCCAAAGGATCCACAACCTGACGGCATACCTGCAGGCCCTTCACCGCCAGTCTCTGGCCAATGCGGACCACACTACACTGCTCCTCAACTGCTATACTAAACTCAAAGACAGCTCCAAGCTGGAAGAGTTCATCAAG AGCAGCGAGAATGAGGTCCACTTTGATGTTGAGATTGCCATCAAGGTTCTTCGCCAAGCTGGATACCACAGTCATGCTGTGTTCCTGGCTGAACGCCACCAGCATCATGAGTGGTACCTGAAGATCCAGCTGGAGGACCTGAAG AACTATCAGGAAGGCTTGCGGTACATTGGCCGTCTGCCTTTTGAACAAACTGAAAGCAACATGAAGCGCTATGGCAAGACGCTCATGCACCATGTTCCTGAAGGCACCACATTGCTCCTGAAGCGCTTATGCACCAACTATCATCCGAATGAAAACTCTATGGAAAAAGTCAGCCTAGACAGTAGTCTGCTTAACAAG GCAAATTCTGAAGAATTCATCCCAATTTTTGCCAATAACCCTCGTGAGCTGAAAGCCTTCCTGGAGCATATGATTGAGGTGGACCCTCGTTCATCCCAGGGTGTGTACGACACACTGCTGGAGCTCCGACTGCAAGACTGGGCACACGAACAAGATCCTGAG aaaaaaaaggtttgccaGGGAGAAGCCCTTTCGCTGCTCAGAAGTGACAACACTGTGTTTGATAAGGCCTTGGTCCTTTGCCAGATGCACAACTTTAAAGAAGGTGTCCTCTACCTGTATGAGAAAGGCAAACT TTACCAGCAAATCATGCATTACCACATGCAGAATGAGGAGTATGGTAAAGTTGTAGATGCCTGCAAACGATATGGAGACCAGGAGGGCTGCCTTTGGGAGCAAGCTCTCGGATACTTTGCCAGAAAAGAGGAGGACTGTAAGGCCTATATCAGTGAGGTCCTACATCACATTGACCAGAAGAACCTCATGCCTCCATTACTTG TCGTGCAGACACTGGCACACAACTCAACGGCCACTCTGTCGGTTATCAAAGACTACCTCATCAATAAGCTGCAGCGAGAGAGCCAGCAGATAGAAGATGACGAGCGTAAAATTTGCCAGTACCGTGAGGAAACGTCTCATCTCCGCTCTGAAATCCAGGAGCTGAAGGCAAG TGCCAAGATATTCCAGAAGACTAAGTGCAACATGTGTAACAGCCCCTTGGAGCTTCCATCTGTACACTTCCTGTGTAGCCACTCCTTTCACCAACACTGCTTTGAAAGTTATGCAGAGAGCGATGCAGAGTGTCCAACATGCACTCCAGAAAACCGCAAAGTCATGGATCTGCTGCGCGCTCAAGACCAGAAACGGGATCTCCATGACCATTTCAGTCGACAG ctccgAAGCTCCAATGATGGTTTCTCGGTGGTGGCTGATTATTTTGGTCGAGGAGTGTTTAACAAACTGACGCTGATCACTGACCCTCCAGGGAGCAAAACTGTTGGAAGTCTAGAAGTCAACCTGCAGCGAGACCTGCTAATCCACACCAAGAGAAACTGCTAG
- the vps11 gene encoding vacuolar protein sorting-associated protein 11 homolog isoform X1 codes for MAVFLQWRKFVFFDKDTVKDPADSGKTFILPKGISASDSGRGHVVLGDMEGQIWLMTRSLQLTSFQAYKLRVTHLFQLKQHSILVSVGQDEHGINPLVKVWNLDKRDSGNPLCTRIFPAVPGNKPAEVSCLSVHENLNFMAIGFTDGSVVLTKGDITRDRHSKTLTLHEGSCPVTGLAFRQMAKVTHLFVATLEKVFCYTLSNKEYPKVELDTHGCALCCSSLADPSQDSQFIVAGDECVYLHQPDERGPCFAFDGHKLLTHWHRGYLFLLIKDVKSPNKSGFGSGENSLSEKQVLTIYDLDNKFIAYSASFDDVIDVLAEWGSFYILTRNGKMFVLQEKDTQTKLEMLFKKNLFVMAINLAKSQHLDSDGLSEIFRQYGDHLYLKGDHDGAIQQYIRTTGKLEPSYVIRKFLDAQRIHNLTAYLQALHRQSLANADHTTLLLNCYTKLKDSSKLEEFIKSSENEVHFDVEIAIKVLRQAGYHSHAVFLAERHQHHEWYLKIQLEDLKNYQEGLRYIGRLPFEQTESNMKRYGKTLMHHVPEGTTLLLKRLCTNYHPNENSMEKVSLDSSLLNKVWANSEEFIPIFANNPRELKAFLEHMIEVDPRSSQGVYDTLLELRLQDWAHEQDPEKKKVCQGEALSLLRSDNTVFDKALVLCQMHNFKEGVLYLYEKGKLYQQIMHYHMQNEEYGKVVDACKRYGDQEGCLWEQALGYFARKEEDCKAYISEVLHHIDQKNLMPPLLVVQTLAHNSTATLSVIKDYLINKLQRESQQIEDDERKICQYREETSHLRSEIQELKASAKIFQKTKCNMCNSPLELPSVHFLCSHSFHQHCFESYAESDAECPTCTPENRKVMDLLRAQDQKRDLHDHFSRQLRSSNDGFSVVADYFGRGVFNKLTLITDPPGSKTVGSLEVNLQRDLLIHTKRNC; via the exons ATGGCAGTATTTCTACAGTGGAGAAAATTTGTCTTCTTTGATAAGGACACGGTGAAGGATCCTGCAGATAGCGGAAAAACCTTTATTCTTCCTAAAGGAATCTCGGCGAGTGACTCCGGCCGGGGACATGTTGTTCTGGGAG ATATGGAAGGACAGATCTGGCTGATGACACGTTCCCTGCAGTTGACGTCGTTCCAGGCGTACAAGCTGCGGGTGACTCACTTGTTCCAGCTGAAACAGCACAGTATCCTGGTATCAGTGGGACAGGATGAACATGGCATTAATCCTCTG GTGAAGGTCTGGAACCTTGACAAGAGAGACAGTGGGAATCCACTCTGCACCAGAATCTTTCCTGCAGTTCCCGGCAATAAACCAGCTGAAGTGTCTTGTCTCAGTGTACACGAGAACCTGAACTTCATGGCTATAG GCTTCACAGATGGCAGCGTGGTTTTAACCAAAGGGGACATCACCAGAGACCGTCACAGTAAAACTCTGACTCTGCATGAGGGGAGCTGCCCCGTCACAGGCCTGGCCTTCCGCCAAATGGCAAAAGTTACACATTTGTTTGTTGCCACTctggaaaaagtattt TGCTACACTCTGTCTAACAAGGAGTATCCGAAAGTAGAGCTGGATACCCATGGCTGCGCCCTGTGCTGCTCGTCCCTGGCAGATCCATCCCAGGATTCCCAGTTTATTGTGGCTGGGGATGAATGTGTTTACCTGCACCAGCCTGATGAACGAGGGCCCTGCTTTGCTTTCGATGGCCACAAGCTGTTGACCCATTGGCACCGGGGATACTTGTTCCTGCTGATCAAAGATGTGAAGTCTCCCAACAA ATCAGGGTTTGGCAGCGGCGAGAACTCGCTGTCAGAAAAGCAAGTTTTAACAATCTATGACCTGGACAACAAATTCATCGCCTACAGCGCCTCATTCGATGATGTCATTGATGTGTTGGCAGAATGGGGATCCTTCTACATTCTGACCCGAAACgggaaaatgtttgttctgCAAGAGAAGGACACGCAGACAAAACTGGAG ATGCTGTTCAAGAAGAACTTGTTTGTCATGGCCATAAACTTGGCTAAAAGCCAGCATCTGGACAGTGACGGTCTGTCAGAGATCTTTCGACAGTATGGCGATCATCTGTACCTGAAGGGAGATCATGATGGTGCCATCCAGCAGTATATTCG CACCACTGGGAAGCTGGAGCCTTCGTATGTCATTAGGAAATTCCTGGATGCCCAAAGGATCCACAACCTGACGGCATACCTGCAGGCCCTTCACCGCCAGTCTCTGGCCAATGCGGACCACACTACACTGCTCCTCAACTGCTATACTAAACTCAAAGACAGCTCCAAGCTGGAAGAGTTCATCAAG AGCAGCGAGAATGAGGTCCACTTTGATGTTGAGATTGCCATCAAGGTTCTTCGCCAAGCTGGATACCACAGTCATGCTGTGTTCCTGGCTGAACGCCACCAGCATCATGAGTGGTACCTGAAGATCCAGCTGGAGGACCTGAAG AACTATCAGGAAGGCTTGCGGTACATTGGCCGTCTGCCTTTTGAACAAACTGAAAGCAACATGAAGCGCTATGGCAAGACGCTCATGCACCATGTTCCTGAAGGCACCACATTGCTCCTGAAGCGCTTATGCACCAACTATCATCCGAATGAAAACTCTATGGAAAAAGTCAGCCTAGACAGTAGTCTGCTTAACAAGGTCTGg GCAAATTCTGAAGAATTCATCCCAATTTTTGCCAATAACCCTCGTGAGCTGAAAGCCTTCCTGGAGCATATGATTGAGGTGGACCCTCGTTCATCCCAGGGTGTGTACGACACACTGCTGGAGCTCCGACTGCAAGACTGGGCACACGAACAAGATCCTGAG aaaaaaaaggtttgccaGGGAGAAGCCCTTTCGCTGCTCAGAAGTGACAACACTGTGTTTGATAAGGCCTTGGTCCTTTGCCAGATGCACAACTTTAAAGAAGGTGTCCTCTACCTGTATGAGAAAGGCAAACT TTACCAGCAAATCATGCATTACCACATGCAGAATGAGGAGTATGGTAAAGTTGTAGATGCCTGCAAACGATATGGAGACCAGGAGGGCTGCCTTTGGGAGCAAGCTCTCGGATACTTTGCCAGAAAAGAGGAGGACTGTAAGGCCTATATCAGTGAGGTCCTACATCACATTGACCAGAAGAACCTCATGCCTCCATTACTTG TCGTGCAGACACTGGCACACAACTCAACGGCCACTCTGTCGGTTATCAAAGACTACCTCATCAATAAGCTGCAGCGAGAGAGCCAGCAGATAGAAGATGACGAGCGTAAAATTTGCCAGTACCGTGAGGAAACGTCTCATCTCCGCTCTGAAATCCAGGAGCTGAAGGCAAG TGCCAAGATATTCCAGAAGACTAAGTGCAACATGTGTAACAGCCCCTTGGAGCTTCCATCTGTACACTTCCTGTGTAGCCACTCCTTTCACCAACACTGCTTTGAAAGTTATGCAGAGAGCGATGCAGAGTGTCCAACATGCACTCCAGAAAACCGCAAAGTCATGGATCTGCTGCGCGCTCAAGACCAGAAACGGGATCTCCATGACCATTTCAGTCGACAG ctccgAAGCTCCAATGATGGTTTCTCGGTGGTGGCTGATTATTTTGGTCGAGGAGTGTTTAACAAACTGACGCTGATCACTGACCCTCCAGGGAGCAAAACTGTTGGAAGTCTAGAAGTCAACCTGCAGCGAGACCTGCTAATCCACACCAAGAGAAACTGCTAG